A genomic region of Solanum dulcamara chromosome 2, daSolDulc1.2, whole genome shotgun sequence contains the following coding sequences:
- the LOC129880644 gene encoding chromatin remodeling protein EBS-like isoform X1, with protein sequence MAKTKPGKKDLDSYSIKGTNKVVRVGDCVLMRPSDSDKPPYVAKVDRIEVDHRNNVKVRVQWYYRPEESVGGRRQFHGAKELFLSDHYDFQSAHTIEGKCIVHSFKNYTKLENVGPEDYFCRFDYKAATGGFTPDRVAVYCKCEMPYNPDDLMVQCEGCKDWFHPICMGMTIEEAKKLDPFLCSDCSSEDDAKRPLNSFHVEPKLVVRIFYLRQKRVVGSVRSGELHV encoded by the exons ATGGCAAAGACTAAACCAGGGAAAAAGGACCTTGATTCTTACTCTATCAAGGGTACCAACAAAGTCGTACGAG TTGGTGATTGTGTATTGATGAGACCATCTGACTCTGATAAGCCCCCCTACGTGGCAAAAGTAGATAGAATTGAGGTTGACCACCGTAACAATGTAAAGGTACGAGTTCAGTGGTACTACCGCCCCGAGGAGTCTGTTGGTGGACGCAGACAGTTCCATGGGGCTAAAGAACTCTTCTTGTCAGATCACTATGATTTTCAGAGTGCACACACAATCGAAGGGAAGTGCATAGTGCACTCCTTCAAGAACTACACCAAGCTGGAGAATGTGGGCCCTGAGGATTACTTTTGTAGGTTCGACTACAAAGCTGCCACAGGAGGGTTTACTCCTGACCGTGTTGCTGT GTATTGCAAGTGTGAAATGCCCTATAACCCAGACGATCTCATGGTACAATGTGAAGGGTGTAAAGACTG GTTCCATCCTATCTGTATGGGTATGACCATTGAAGAAGCAAAGAAATTAGACCCTTTCTTGTGTTCTGACTGTTCATCGGAAGATGATGCCAAGCGACCTTTGAACTCGTTTCATGTTGAGCCAAAG CTGGTTGTTAGGATCTTTTATTTACGTCAAAAGAGAGTGGTGGGCTCGGTAAGAAGTGGAGAATTGCATGTTTAG
- the LOC129880644 gene encoding chromatin remodeling protein EBS-like isoform X3, with product MAKTKPGKKDLDSYSIKGTNKVVRVGDCVLMRPSDSDKPPYVAKVDRIEVDHRNNVKVRVQWYYRPEESVGGRRQFHGAKELFLSDHYDFQSAHTIEGKCIVHSFKNYTKLENVGPEDYFCRFDYKAATGGFTPDRVAVYCKCEMPYNPDDLMVQCEGCKDWFHPICMGMTIEEAKKLDPFLCSDCSSEDDAKRPLNSFHVEPKLSHI from the exons ATGGCAAAGACTAAACCAGGGAAAAAGGACCTTGATTCTTACTCTATCAAGGGTACCAACAAAGTCGTACGAG TTGGTGATTGTGTATTGATGAGACCATCTGACTCTGATAAGCCCCCCTACGTGGCAAAAGTAGATAGAATTGAGGTTGACCACCGTAACAATGTAAAGGTACGAGTTCAGTGGTACTACCGCCCCGAGGAGTCTGTTGGTGGACGCAGACAGTTCCATGGGGCTAAAGAACTCTTCTTGTCAGATCACTATGATTTTCAGAGTGCACACACAATCGAAGGGAAGTGCATAGTGCACTCCTTCAAGAACTACACCAAGCTGGAGAATGTGGGCCCTGAGGATTACTTTTGTAGGTTCGACTACAAAGCTGCCACAGGAGGGTTTACTCCTGACCGTGTTGCTGT GTATTGCAAGTGTGAAATGCCCTATAACCCAGACGATCTCATGGTACAATGTGAAGGGTGTAAAGACTG GTTCCATCCTATCTGTATGGGTATGACCATTGAAGAAGCAAAGAAATTAGACCCTTTCTTGTGTTCTGACTGTTCATCGGAAGATGATGCCAAGCGACCTTTGAACTCGTTTCATGTTGAGCCAAAG CTAAGCCATATCTGA
- the LOC129880644 gene encoding chromatin remodeling protein EBS-like isoform X2 has translation MAKTKPGKKDLDSYSIKGTNKVVRVGDCVLMRPSDSDKPPYVAKVDRIEVDHRNNVKVRVQWYYRPEESVGGRRQFHGAKELFLSDHYDFQSAHTIEGKCIVHSFKNYTKLENVGPEDYFCRFDYKAATGGFTPDRVAVYCKCEMPYNPDDLMVQCEGCKDWFHPICMGMTIEEAKKLDPFLCSDCSSEDDAKRPLNSFHVEPKVELKRRKR, from the exons ATGGCAAAGACTAAACCAGGGAAAAAGGACCTTGATTCTTACTCTATCAAGGGTACCAACAAAGTCGTACGAG TTGGTGATTGTGTATTGATGAGACCATCTGACTCTGATAAGCCCCCCTACGTGGCAAAAGTAGATAGAATTGAGGTTGACCACCGTAACAATGTAAAGGTACGAGTTCAGTGGTACTACCGCCCCGAGGAGTCTGTTGGTGGACGCAGACAGTTCCATGGGGCTAAAGAACTCTTCTTGTCAGATCACTATGATTTTCAGAGTGCACACACAATCGAAGGGAAGTGCATAGTGCACTCCTTCAAGAACTACACCAAGCTGGAGAATGTGGGCCCTGAGGATTACTTTTGTAGGTTCGACTACAAAGCTGCCACAGGAGGGTTTACTCCTGACCGTGTTGCTGT GTATTGCAAGTGTGAAATGCCCTATAACCCAGACGATCTCATGGTACAATGTGAAGGGTGTAAAGACTG GTTCCATCCTATCTGTATGGGTATGACCATTGAAGAAGCAAAGAAATTAGACCCTTTCTTGTGTTCTGACTGTTCATCGGAAGATGATGCCAAGCGACCTTTGAACTCGTTTCATGTTGAGCCAAAG GTGGAGTTGAAGCGCAGGAAGAGATAG